The Bdellovibrionales bacterium genome segment AACCAAGGATTCCAACTTCGGGTCGATCATGACATATGATCCTTAAGGCTTCTGGAAGCTTTCGTTGTACACCAGGTTTTGCGGATGAGGCGATTGATATTGACCTCCCCTTGGCCGGCATTCGACTCATGCAAAAATCAATAGTTCGAGAAGAAGGATCTCGATTTTAATGCAGCGGCTGGCCCGCAAGCCTTCGGTGATTCTGTTGTGTCCAAGGGAAACAGGGAGCTGGCTGAAGCAATCTCAGGAGTCCAGGATCGAGTTCGGCTTGGTGCAGTGCTCGCAACGTGAGCGCTGCTGCCGGACGCATGTTTGAAGATCCTGGACTCCTGAGATTGCTTCAGCCAGCTCCCTTGGAGTTTGGAACAACAATCAAGTGGGCCAGTTTATTAATATCCTATCAACCTATCAATCCTATCAAATAGCTGAGCACTAGATAAGATGAACACCCTTAAAAACAACGGAAGTCGGAATACCATTTGTAAAGTGTGAAAAACAACTCGGGACCCAAGTCCCATCTGGATGCGAGTGGTACAAGAGAGGATCTCCAAACAATTTGGGGATTTCCTCGTGAGGACTTTCCTCAATCGCTAGAAGCGTATTTTGAATTGAAGGCTTTTCAATGGGACTGTCGGAGCCAAAGAAAAAAGGAATTCCCGCTTCCTGAAGAGCTCGCCAAGGAAATGCGTGCGGATACAGGGAACCCAATTTTTTCCTCAGCCATTTGCGGTCAGACAACCAATGACAAGGTTGAAGATGGCATATTACCGAATCGGCAGGCATTTGAAAAATTGTCTCAGGCCTGAGCATCTGCGCATGTTCAAGATGAAGCTTGCCTTTGATTCCCTTTTCCCAAACTCCTTGTGCCGCCAAAATCACACGATGGGCAGCTTCATCACCGATTGTGTGAACCGCCAGATCGAAACCTGACTCCCAAGCTAGATGCATAAAGCCCTGGATATCCGACTTGCTCAAAAGTTCAAGTCCTCGACCCGATCCGGACTGATAATCGGAACTCAGCAAGGCCCCCTCGGAACCGAGGGCACCATCATAATAAACTTTTATACTCTGCGCACGCACCAGATCCAAATTCTGTCGGCGGGCCCGGATAGCTAAGTCCAGTGCCGCTTCGAAATCATTCGGATTCTCTGCTGAAAATGTCTGCTCGACAGCCATTGTGAGAAGCTCTGCCTCTGCCAAATGAACCACCTCGGTCCATTGTTCCTCAGAGCAAGACATGTCTCGGATATGAGTGATTCCTGCTCGATTGAATTCTTGCATTCCCTTCAAAAGAAAACTCTTTACCTGCTGCCGATTGATTTGGGGAATCAGCGAATCAACCAGAGATTTAGCCAAATCAATCAATATTCCTGTTGGGCTCCCGCTATCATCCAAGACGATTCGGCCTCCGACCACAGGAGGAATATGGCCATTTTCGCCTCCCTTCGCTCCGAGCATTCCAAGCCTTTGTAAAGCCACCGAGTTGACCCAAACAGCATGACCGTCTGCTCGCGACAAGGCCACCGGAAAATTGGGAAATAACTTATCGAGAGCGCTGCGATGTGGGAATTCGCCTCCTGGCCAAAGATTATTGTCCCACCCGAATCCAACGAGCCACTCTCCACGAAAATAACTTGGTTTCAGAGTTTCTTTGCTGAGATCCAAAGCTGATTTGAGATGATGGAGACGCCAACTCGTGGCTACTTGTCCTGTGGCCAACCAATGAACATGGCTATCATAGCAATTACTGACGAGACGATGTCCCATACAACTCCTCAAGAGTGGTAAGGGAATCTTATTTTAAGCCCAAGTCAACTTATGATGCCTAGCGGGTATTCCCACCGCGAGGATTGGTACTTGGAGTACCCGTTGAGGGTAGCGACGAGCCACCACTGGTTGTTCCACTGCCACCATAGCTGGAGCTACCGTAACCGCCATACATGATTTGTTGCATCTGCATTTGAATTTGATAAAGCTCCATTTGCAGTCGCTGAACAGTCTGCATTCTCATCATTGCATCTTGTTGGGCCTGTTGCTGTTGGGCCATATAGATCCCCATGTCCATGCCGCCCATCATGCCCATGTTGCCCATCATACCCATCGCGCCGCCCATCATGCCCATGTTGCCCATCATACCCATCGCGCCGCCCATCATTCCCATGTTACCCATCATGCCCATCGCGCCGCCCATCATGCCCATGTTGCCCATCATACCCATCGCGCCGCCCATCATTCCCATGTTACCCATCATGCCCATCGCGCCGCCCATCATGCCCATGTTACCCATGTAACCCATCATGCCCATCGCGCCGCCCATCATTCCCATGTTACCCATCATGCCCATCGGCCGCCCATCATACCCATGTTACCCATCATGCCCATCATTCCCATGTTACCCATCATGCCCATCGCGCCGCCCATCATGCCCATGTTACCCATGTAACCCATCATGCCCATCGCGCCGCCCATCATACCCATGTTACCCATCATGCCCATCATTCCCATGTTACCCATCATGCCCATCATGCCGCCTGCCATACCCCAAGGACCCATCCCGGGCATGTAAAGTCCTCCTCCAAATCCAAGACCCATCATACCCATGGGATATCCAAAAGGTCCTCCCATCCCACCATATAGGCCCATGCCGCCGTTCATGCCATAAGGTCCCATTCCATACCCGCCGCCTCCGACCCCACCCGCGCAAGCAAAGGCCCCGCCTCCTATGCCTCCGCCAATCGCGCCATAAAGGCCGTTCATCAAAAACGGATAACCCATTGCGGCCGCTGCATAAGGCTGCGTTGGCCATCCCAAACGGGAGTTCTGGTCGATCGCGTATTTAGCTCCCTTATAGGCGAGCACTCCACCGAGCACTGACATTCCAATAGAGCCAATCGTCTCTAAAGTTGTGGGCGATCGCACTCTCCCGCGACGACGCGATTCACATTCAGGGCAGTAAGCTTCGCTCCCATCGTCTCCCTCGCCAATTCTGCTCTGCAGACGCTCCCTTTCGCTGTCGAGAGTCCGATCGAACTCCTTCAAGTCTTGCTTCATTGCTGCAAGTTCAGCAGCCAATTCATTAAATTGCCCAGAGACGTCATAATAGTCTTGGATGGCAGCCTTGCAGTCCATTTTGTGCTCAGCCGTCGCAGAATTCTTAATAAATGGGCTGTTGCAAACCTCGGGGTCAACGGCGCCACCATCTTTGGCATAGTCTGGCCAGTAGCTAACATCACAAGAGGGAGTTTCGAACCCTGCCATCCGACAGCTGGCAGGATTATTCTCTACATGGGTGCAGAAAGCGCTTTTTGAAGGATATAGAGAACCTCCTCCCGATCCATTTCGCCCTATGCCCCTGGAGGCACGGGTAATCACCCAGTTAGGCATACCAGGTGAACCATCTGTCACATTTCCAGGGCTGCATTGTTCGGCATAGCTATCGGCATTGCGCTCACGATCATCCATGTGCTCGATGACGGTTGATGCCTCATTCGATTTGAGAACTTTGCGAATATCTCTTTCAAAATTCCTCTTTTTTAGACGGAGATCATCCTGCTTTTTCTTTTTGCGATCGTACTCTTTTTTCTTTTGAGCGCGCATGCGTTTGAGATTTTGAATGCCATCATCATCATCGATAGAACCTTCTCCGGCCCCGTATTCGTATGGGCAGCCCTGATTTCCACCCCAAACTCCGGCCCCCCATTGGCCCTTCGCCGCTCCCGAAGTAAAGAAGCTCGCCATCAACAACGCGAGTAATAATCGTTTCATAAGCCCAAACTCCCCACGATATTAAGGTACTTGACTCCAAACTTATCGACAGAGATCACAAGCCTCTTGACTCAAGTTCGTGCAAACCGGACCTAGATCCTGCCAAATCTGAGGCTCCAAAATCAAACCCTGGCGCCACAGGCAAAACTCTCTGATGACCCGACCTTATCTTGATTGCAATCTCCGCATCTCAATTCTACACTCAAAATTATCTCATGAAACATTCCATTCTTTGCGTTGATGACGAACTAGACAATGTTGATGCGCTTGAACGCATATTTAGACGTAAATATCGTGTTCTAAAAGCGACCTCTGGCGACGAAGGTCTAGCCATTTTAAAAAATGAACCTGCTGTTTCTTTGATTATCAGCGATCAAAGAATGCCAAAAATGACTGGGGTCGAATTTTTAAAGAAATCCCTACGAACGCATCCGGAAGCAATACGCATCTTGCTCACTGGTTACACAGACATAGAATCTGTGGTGAATGCGATCAATGCCGGGGAAGTTTACCGTTATTTAACAAAACCCTGGGATCCAATTGACCTTTCAAACACAGTAGACAAGGCGATTGAGAAATTTGAGCTCCGCCAGGAATTGGTCGAAAAAAATCGTGCCCTCGAGACGGCACTCGTTGAGCTCAGATCCCTTGATCAAGCCAAGACCCAGTTTATGGTTCTTATTAATCATGAACTCAAAACCCCATTGACCACCCTTCTCAGCTTTCTCGAGCTTCTTGGGGAGTCACGCCTTTCGGAAGAACAAAAAAAATACCATTTACGCATTGATCAAAGCGCCCAACGATTAAAGACAATCATTGATGAAGTTCTTGAATTGGTTTCAGCCGAAACCGGACAAACAAAAATTCATCCAGTGAAATTGGACCTGGCTTCCCTTCTTGCGAACGTTCAGAGTCTGTGGAGCCAGCGCTGTAAGGAGCGAGATTTAGAATGGTCAGTCCAACTCAGCCATCACAAGGTGAAGGGTGACAAGCGCATTGTTGAAAGCGTCTTAAGTAGGCTGGCTGACAATGCCACAAAATTTGCCAACGAGGATTCAACCATCGAGATTGTCGCAACCCAAGACAAAGACAATGAGAATGAAGTGCGGATTGGAATCAGAAATCAGGGAAAAGTACTGTCACCTAAGACCATCGATAAAATATTGAAACCCTTCACTCTGGACGAAGATATGCTTCACCACTCGAAAGGTCTCGGGATGGGTCTCAGCCTCTGCCAAGCACTCCTAAAAACTCACGGCCGAACTCTCGAAATTGAAAGTTCGAAAGGCTCCGTTGAGATTTCCTTCCGCCTCCCTTCCGGCTGACGGACTGAAAGTTTTCTGCGCAAATCATACGCTCACTCAAGCGCCACAACTCTATTGCAAGGAGAGGATAGACTATGTGCTCTGCATTCATTAGCTGTCTTCTTTCTCTGTTGTTTCCCTTAGGCCCATCGGGCGCCGTTGCTGCCGAGCCACACAGCAGCGGCGCCCTCATGGATGAGCGTCAGGAGACTCTCGTGCTGGCCAAAGGAGAATACGCTACTTTCCCAAATCGGGGTGCCCGGGTCGTCCACAATGCCTCAGGGAAAATGGTAAAAATCAGTGACGATGGACGAATGCTTCATCTCCTCGGCAGATCCTTCGGCGATACCTCCATGAGCATCGGCACCAAAGTTATTCGCCTACTCGTTACTACAACCCAACAAAAAAATGCTGCCAAGGAATTTGCGGCATATCTTTCCACTCGCCCGGGACTTATTTTTCTGCCAGCTCACCCCTGTCACTTTTTCACAGGGGAGCTTTTGCGGTGGATCGACTGGCTCGCTCTCAGAGATATCGCTGCCTCAAACCAAGCCTGCTATCGATTCAATGTGAAAATACCCGACGAGATAAAAGCCCAGATAAACACTCATATCGTCTCTCAATTCAATCGTTCTCTTTGGGGCACGCCTTCAATCGTCAACTATGATCCCATTTCACTTGAATTTCCAGATTCAGCGAAGACTCCAGACTGCTTCATTGAGCAAAGAGCTAGAATCTTGGGGGCTAACGCCAAGCTTTTCAATGAACACGATCGATATCAAACCAATGATCCGAATCAAAATCATCGTCGCCGAAGTAAGTCAGAACATTGCACGCACCATGGGAATTAGTTGGCCTGGAGCCTACCAAGCAAAAGTAGTCCCAAAACCGAAATTAAATGAAGACTGGGAGATTGAACTCAAAGCGCTGGAGTCAAAAGGCAAGGGGAAAGTCTTAGCCAGCCCAACCCTCCTCAGCCGCAGCGGAGAATCAGCAGAATTTCTAGCCGGCGGAGAA includes the following:
- a CDS encoding amidohydrolase family protein codes for the protein MGHRLVSNCYDSHVHWLATGQVATSWRLHHLKSALDLSKETLKPSYFRGEWLVGFGWDNNLWPGGEFPHRSALDKLFPNFPVALSRADGHAVWVNSVALQRLGMLGAKGGENGHIPPVVGGRIVLDDSGSPTGILIDLAKSLVDSLIPQINRQQVKSFLLKGMQEFNRAGITHIRDMSCSEEQWTEVVHLAEAELLTMAVEQTFSAENPNDFEAALDLAIRARRQNLDLVRAQSIKVYYDGALGSEGALLSSDYQSGSGRGLELLSKSDIQGFMHLAWESGFDLAVHTIGDEAAHRVILAAQGVWEKGIKGKLHLEHAQMLRPETIFQMPADSVICHLQPCHWLSDRKWLRKKLGSLYPHAFPWRALQEAGIPFFFGSDSPIEKPSIQNTLLAIEESPHEEIPKLFGDPLLYHSHPDGTWVPSCFSHFTNGIPTSVVFKGVHLI
- a CDS encoding hybrid sensor histidine kinase/response regulator produces the protein MKHSILCVDDELDNVDALERIFRRKYRVLKATSGDEGLAILKNEPAVSLIISDQRMPKMTGVEFLKKSLRTHPEAIRILLTGYTDIESVVNAINAGEVYRYLTKPWDPIDLSNTVDKAIEKFELRQELVEKNRALETALVELRSLDQAKTQFMVLINHELKTPLTTLLSFLELLGESRLSEEQKKYHLRIDQSAQRLKTIIDEVLELVSAETGQTKIHPVKLDLASLLANVQSLWSQRCKERDLEWSVQLSHHKVKGDKRIVESVLSRLADNATKFANEDSTIEIVATQDKDNENEVRIGIRNQGKVLSPKTIDKILKPFTLDEDMLHHSKGLGMGLSLCQALLKTHGRTLEIESSKGSVEISFRLPSG